DNA from candidate division WOR-3 bacterium:
GATTCAGCGTTCATCTGCGACACCCTTAGGTGCAGATACCACCACTTCACCCGCAGGCAGGGTGCTTTTGGGCAAGGTGCAGCATCGCAAAAACATTATGGAGATTGTCATCGCGCATGATGTTGCCTATGCTGGACAGACAACCGTTTTCTTCTGGCGGGATTTGGCGAGTAAGGTGCAGAAGGCACTGGATGCGCCTGGTCCAAGTTTTCTCAATGTCCTTGTTCCCTGTCCATTGGGCTGGCGCCATCAGCCCTCTGAAACCTTAAAACTGTCAAAACTGGCTGCGGACACCTGTTACTGGCCGTTGTATGAGTTTGAGAATGGCAGATACAAAATCAACTACGAGCCGCAGAAGAAACTGCCGATTGAGGAGTTTTTAAAGCCGCAGGGCAGGTTCCGCCATCTCTTCGGAATTGAGGAGGGGGCAAAGGTTATCAGCGAGTTGCAGCGGTTTGTTGATGAGCAGTGGGATTTGCTCCATAGAAAACAGGCGCTTTTCGGGGCTTCTGAGAATAAAGACAAGGATTAACAGGGTATATTAACTCATTTTTAATATAATAGTTGAAAAGAGTTCCTTTGCTGCTACACATCTGTTGCGGACCTTGTGCAACCGCTGTTATCAACCGGCTGAAAGGGGATTATGAAATCACCGGGTTTTTCTACAATCCGAATATCTTTCCTGAGGAGGAGCACCAACGCCGTTTGGAGGCGGTTCAAAAGTTATCCCAGAATTGGAAAATTAACATTTTGATTCCAGAATATGAGCACGGGCTTTTTCTCAGTGAGGTTAAGGGGCTGGAAAACGAACCCGAAGGTGGCAGGAGATGCGATGTCTGCTTTCGCTTACGGCTGAACAAAAGTGCCTTAAAGGCAAAGGAGCTCGGTTTTGGGGTGCTGGCATCAACCCTGACAATAGGACCTAACAAAAAGGCAGAGGTAATCAACCGCATCGGCAGAGAGGTCTGCGCGCCCTTAGGAATAGATTTCCTTGAGGCGGACTGGAAGAAAAATGATGGGTTCAGGCAGAGCGTGGAACTTTCCCGGGAGTTAGGTCTTTACCGCCAGCATTACTGCGGCTGCGAATTTTCCACAAAATAAAAAGGGGCGGCGACCAACAAGTTCCGCCCCTTTAGTTTGATTTTTTACTTCAGTAAGACAAGTTTGCTCTCGGTGGTTGTTGAACCCAGCCGGCAGAAGTAAACTCCAGGTGCGACCTGATTGCCGTTCAGGTCCCTGCCATCCCAGAGCCAAGAGCCCTTGCCCTCAAGAGTGCGGATTAATCTACCCGAGGCGTCATAGATAGTAATTTGGGCATCGCTCGGGATGCTGGCGCTAAACCGAACAGCACCGGTTGTCGGATTGGGAAATGCGCGCAGTGACGCATGGGAAGGGAAAAAGGGTTTTTCCTCACCAATTGCGGTTGGAGGTGTAGTGGTGTATTTGATGGCACGACGAGGAGCGAGAGGCGCAAACGCACGATGGTAGTTATTGTTATAGAGACAGAGAATCCCAATTGTCCTTGTCGGGTCCTGGATGCCAATGGTGCTGGAGGTGTAGTGGTTGGCTGTCAGATACTGGACGATGATAAGATTATCACCGGTTGGTGTTGGTACTGTTTGGTCGTAGATAATGATTTCAAAACTTTCCCATTTGTCGCGCGGGCTGTAGTAATGAACCGAGTCCCATTCAACGATGAAGCGGTGATTGGCGGCGTCATGGTAGTACCAGACACTGTTGCCAGCGGGCGGATAGAGGTCATCCCAGTTCAAGGCTACGAGGGGTGGCATTGAGGTGTCAGGCAGGACAGTATTTCCCATATTGGTTTGAGTGGTGTAACCCGGTGCAACCCAGCCATTCCCACAGATGGAAATCTGGTTAAAACTGCTACCATAAAACTGCCAGGTGAAGGGAAGGTCAATCTGAACCGTCTGGTCATCGTAGAGTGAGAGCCGGGTGCCAACGGTATTTATCTCCACCCAGGAGAAGTTCGGGTGTTCGGAATAAAGGGTGTCAACATCATCATAGGCCCAGTAACGGGGTGGTTCAGCGTTGTCAGGAATCGGGTCGGTCTGGGTCAGTTCACCAATGAGAATGGTGAAATCAATGGTATCACAGTAATCGGTGCCGGTGATGAACAGGGTCAAGGGTATTCTTGTTTCCTTGGGAACAGACTGGTCAACAGCAGCCATAAACGG
Protein-coding regions in this window:
- a CDS encoding thiamine pyrophosphate-dependent enzyme — its product is MLKLQDLAKNKELFSSGHRACAGCGEALAVRQILLAAQPRPVVTAMATGCLEIFSSIYPHSAWQVPMIHTAFETAASTAAGVEAAYRFYRKMGRIEDDIRIIAFAGDGGTYDIGLQALSGALERRHRFLYVCTNNEAYMNTGIQRSSATPLGADTTTSPAGRVLLGKVQHRKNIMEIVIAHDVAYAGQTTVFFWRDLASKVQKALDAPGPSFLNVLVPCPLGWRHQPSETLKLSKLAADTCYWPLYEFENGRYKINYEPQKKLPIEEFLKPQGRFRHLFGIEEGAKVISELQRFVDEQWDLLHRKQALFGASENKDKD
- a CDS encoding epoxyqueuosine reductase QueH: MKRVPLLLHICCGPCATAVINRLKGDYEITGFFYNPNIFPEEEHQRRLEAVQKLSQNWKINILIPEYEHGLFLSEVKGLENEPEGGRRCDVCFRLRLNKSALKAKELGFGVLASTLTIGPNKKAEVINRIGREVCAPLGIDFLEADWKKNDGFRQSVELSRELGLYRQHYCGCEFSTK
- a CDS encoding T9SS type A sorting domain-containing protein is translated as MAEVSADDISLVNNINGPYLVLGPTNVLDPPPGGNGNGKFDPGETGGLVVSLRNVGNQDASDVTALLRSGDTRFVITDSTANYGSIPVCSTRTNESHPFMAAVDQSVPKETRIPLTLFITGTDYCDTIDFTILIGELTQTDPIPDNAEPPRYWAYDDVDTLYSEHPNFSWVEINTVGTRLSLYDDQTVQIDLPFTWQFYGSSFNQISICGNGWVAPGYTTQTNMGNTVLPDTSMPPLVALNWDDLYPPAGNSVWYYHDAANHRFIVEWDSVHYYSPRDKWESFEIIIYDQTVPTPTGDNLIIVQYLTANHYTSSTIGIQDPTRTIGILCLYNNNYHRAFAPLAPRRAIKYTTTPPTAIGEEKPFFPSHASLRAFPNPTTGAVRFSASIPSDAQITIYDASGRLIRTLEGKGSWLWDGRDLNGNQVAPGVYFCRLGSTTTESKLVLLK